The following coding sequences lie in one Sorex araneus isolate mSorAra2 chromosome 4, mSorAra2.pri, whole genome shotgun sequence genomic window:
- the LOC105942845 gene encoding ATP synthase subunit f, mitochondrial — MVNNRKNNWEQHAICRVDLSHGYLRELLAALARPHSGHPGLQHGVGASLKDKRLLDVKLGELTSWVMMWDFTPRGIGGAFQRGCQRYYDKYINVKKGSVAGVSMVLAAYVPFNYCRSYHELKHRRHRKYH; from the exons ATGGTA AataacaggaagaataactgGGAGCAGCATGCAATTTGTAGAGTAGATCTATCACATGGCTACTTGCGTGAACTtttag CAGCCCTCGCGCGCCCGCACAGCGGACACCCAGGACTCCAGCACGGCGTCGGCGCATCTCTGAAGGACAAGCGACTCCTGGATGTCAAACTCGGGGAGCTGACAAGCTGGGTAATGATGTGGGACTTCACCCCGAGAGGCATCGGTGGAGCCTTTCAGAGAGGTTGTCAGCGGTACTACGACAAGTACATCAACGTGAAGAAGGGCAGTGTGGCTGGCGTGTCCATGGTGCTGGCCGCCTACGTGCCTTTCAACTATTGCCGCTCCTACCATGAACTCAAACACAGACGGCATCGCAAGTACCACTGA